Proteins encoded together in one Quercus lobata isolate SW786 chromosome 3, ValleyOak3.0 Primary Assembly, whole genome shotgun sequence window:
- the LOC115982258 gene encoding protein AGENET DOMAIN (AGD)-CONTAINING P1-like, whose amino-acid sequence MSITKEVKASDATAQKMFSKGTLVEVSSDDDGFEGAWFAATIVKAVGKDKFLVQYQSLRTDDDSGFLREEFDTLHIRPCPPETLVVDRFSLFEEVDALYNDGWWVGVISKVLGGSKYFVYFRDTDEEIEFKHSDLRPHQDWIDGKWIMASQALMKLLYL is encoded by the exons ATGTCAATCACAAAGGAGGTGAAGGCTAGTGACGCAACAGCACAAAAAATGTTCAGCAAGGGGACACTAGTTGAGGTTagcagtgatgatgatggttttGAAGGTGCTTGGTTTGCTGCAACTATTGTTAAAGCAGTGGGAAAGGACAAGTTCCTTGTCCAGTACCAGAGCCTGAGGACTGATGATGATTCAGGCTTTCTGAGAGAAGAGTTTGATACCCTGCATATTAGGCCATGTCCACCAGAAACTCTCGTTGTTGATCGTTTCAGTCTTTTTGAAGAAGTCGATGCTTTGTACAATGATGGGTGGTGGGTGGGTGTGATTTCTAAGGTTCTTGGTGGCTCAAAATACTTCGTTTACTTTAGGGACACAGATGAGGAAATAGAGTTTAAGCATTCTGACTTAAGGCCTCATCAGGACTGGATTGATGGAAAATGGATTATGGCTTCCCAG GCTCTGATGAAGTTGCTTTACTTGTGA